CAATAGTGATTGTTACAGCAGGAACTTCATCTAATGTGATGTATAATCTAAATATTTTCTTGATAGAAAACTTAAACTAAAAGCATCCATCACATATTCACATCCCCACAACTTATCTAAAACTTAACCGAGGAACATCATCCAACATGAACATCATCCCTACAACTTAACTAAAACTGAAAGCATCcagcatcatcattatcatcatgaaCAGGAACGTCATTATCGTCATTGCAGTATACTTTCCACACACCCATATAATCCTGCATTTATCTTTTGAAtctacaaacaaaaaacaaaaaacaaattgaACTGTTAACTGAAGAAACTCATCTACACTAGTTGAGTACTATGTACTTCCTCTAGTAAATCGCTGTGAAGAAACTCACCTTGTGAGATCAAATATGAAGTAGTATTAGTAAATGTCAAGTTCATCCTCTCCTCTGCTTGCATGCCACATACCTACACTGGTACACATGCTAATTAGCTCAAGTAAATAGTTCTTTGAAATTGAAAACAAACCATGATAATTTTTGTGTTGTAAATACAATAGAACAACAAGTGTTTTTTGTGATACATAGTGACATCCATTTTACAAATGGCATAGATAATGATGAGTAAATATTTTGTGGGCGACGAACAACTCTGGACCCAGAAAAGGAGGATTGCAAATCGATAGTGTGTGTACTGTTATAGGAAAATCTTATTGGGCAAACCAGActaatttatattgaaattgctAAAATAGTAACTAATTTATAGTGGAATGGCTAAAAGAGTACCTTAATCTTATAGGGACAACTTGTAGGTGCGTATTTCCTTGCAGTGCATTTCATGAGTACGGGCTCATAGTACTGAAAAATAGTAGTACATCACAGGTCAATCCTTGTATTTAGTTTGTTCTTTCCCTTTCCGTATGGAATTTGCAAAACAAAAACGTCTGTTCTATCCATATTTCATACATATAATAGGCAGAATAGAACTTGTTCCTGACTTTTAGTGCGGAATAGTAACCAAAAAAATACATCTATAGAAGCACCGTGTCCTGAACTAATGATAACCACAATACCAATATCCTTCTTAGTTGAAAAAGGCAAACTTCTaatacaaaaatatttcccatGATTTTTTAAATAGGATACATGGAGATACCATGTTACCACAAAGGCAGTAAAAAAGATAATACAATTATGCTTTATTTGGTCTGAGAGTGCATACGAGTATAGAATATAATTTGTATTGGCCACTATACTAGGATAACAATACATCAGCTCCCAACTATAATAGAAGtacctatattatttttgggaagtaAGGGAAATCATCTAACTTACCGCCAAATAGTGGTTGAAATATTCATCATTTGGTACTAAAAACACCTTGTTGACGATATAGTCATACATAATAATCATATCTGACAATCAGAACTTGAAGATCAGCTTTTATTTCAGAAGGGAAAAGACAACAATCTGTAAATATAAATCAATGAGTAACcattaaaaaggaaaataaataattcTGCTCAGTTTCAAAGCCAACATGATATTACATAAGAAACCATATACATACCCTGCCTGCAGTATGTGTACTGCAAGCCATGCATACTAAGTTAAGATGTACAATTGTAAAAGCCATGTATATATAGTGCGTGATATTCAACTTGAATTACAATCGCTTATATGTTGTGTTAAATTAATTGGTGCACTTTATTGTTGTTTAAAGCATATCAATTTGCATAGTATAGAGAAGCTCGATCATTACCCCTGCTGGAAATGTTATTGGACGAAAACGACATCAGAAAGGCAGGAAGGCACATGAATGAATCAGCAGCATTCGTGTGCGTACTTTGCTGAAACTGGGAACCTCCGGAAAGCGATGAATTGCCATCAGTCACCAAAGAGCTAAGACCAAATGCTTGGGGCAGAGAAATTTGTAGTACTGACTGGAAAGCTACCATTCATGTCCCTGGGAAGAAGTCCAGGGTTGGAGCATGGGGCGCCGGACATGGAGGTCAGCAGTGTTGAACTGAACCACCACCTTCAAGACTGTTGCTTAATAGGATAGAACATCACTGGAAACTAGCAAGGATCTTCCAATATTTTTGCTAGAAGCTACAAAGTGTAATGATCATTAAGACTTTGACGTAATGCAAGCGAATCAAGAAAATAGTCACCACAAAATTTCTTAACCAATGAGCTTATGAACGAATAGTCCCAGGACGCCTAATTCTAAGTTACTAACTTCTACGTAAGTCTCAAAAATCAACAGGACTCGTTTCAGGACATCAGAGATAAAAATAACCATCATCGAAAAGCAAGTGTCAATCCGATCTAGATAACACAAATAGAGAGG
The sequence above is drawn from the Triticum aestivum cultivar Chinese Spring chromosome 7A, IWGSC CS RefSeq v2.1, whole genome shotgun sequence genome and encodes:
- the LOC123147563 gene encoding uncharacterized protein, with the protein product MIIMYDYIVNKVFLVPNDEYFNHYLAYYEPVLMKCTARKYAPTSCPYKIKVCGMQAEERMNLTFTNTTSYLISQDSKDKCRIIWVCGKYTAMTIMTFLFMMIMMMLDAFSFS